The following are encoded in a window of Panicum virgatum strain AP13 chromosome 5N, P.virgatum_v5, whole genome shotgun sequence genomic DNA:
- the LOC120673979 gene encoding protein PIGMENT DEFECTIVE 338, chloroplastic-like isoform X2 has translation MQLDEPIEVKIYEWNTGGLLTRIEVGCSIRVCIARLDEETNDLIISEKKAWEMTYLREGTLLQGSVRKIFPYGAQVRIAGTNRSGLLHISNISRGRVLSVNDVLKIDDEVKVLVIKSNVPDKIALSIADLESAPGLFLSDREKVFSEAEEMAKRYREQLPVISQNTMLDDSLPGETLPFDDEAKLYANWKWFKFLHHNKPGDNSSWDLP, from the exons ATGCAACTCGATGAGCCGATTGAGGTTAAAATTTACGAGTGGAACACCGGGGGTCTACTGACAAGAATCGAG GTTGGCTGCAGCATTCGTGTGTGCATTGCAAGGCTCGATGAAGAAACTAATGACCTGATAATTAGTGAGAAGAAAGCATGG GAAATGACTTATCTTAGAGAAGGAACTCTCCTACAAGGAAGTGTTCGCAAAATTTTTCCATATGGTGCACAAGTTAGGATTGCTGGGACAAACAGAAG TGGATTATTGCACATATCAAACATTAGTAGAGGTCGTGTTTTGTCAGTAAACGATGTCCTAAAGATAGATGATGAGGTAAAAGTTCTCGTGATCAAGTCAAATGTCCCAGACAAAATCGCACTGAG CATAGCGGACCTCGAGAGTGCACCTGGTTTATTTCTTTCAGACAGAG AGAAAGTGTTCTCGGAAGCTGAGGAAATGGCGAAGAGATACAGGGAGCAACTTCCAGTTATATCTCAGAACACCATGTTAGATGATAGCCTTCCAGGAGAAACGCTACCATTTGATGACGAAGCTAAACTGTACGCGAACTGGAAATGGTTCAAATTTCTGCATCATAACAAACCTGGTGACAACAGCAGCTGGGATCTGCCATAG
- the LOC120673979 gene encoding protein PIGMENT DEFECTIVE 338, chloroplastic-like isoform X1: MQLDEPIEVKIYEWNTGGLLTRIEGLRAFLPKVELMDRIGTFTDLKNKVGCSIRVCIARLDEETNDLIISEKKAWEMTYLREGTLLQGSVRKIFPYGAQVRIAGTNRSGLLHISNISRGRVLSVNDVLKIDDEVKVLVIKSNVPDKIALSIADLESAPGLFLSDREKVFSEAEEMAKRYREQLPVISQNTMLDDSLPGETLPFDDEAKLYANWKWFKFLHHNKPGDNSSWDLP, translated from the exons ATGCAACTCGATGAGCCGATTGAGGTTAAAATTTACGAGTGGAACACCGGGGGTCTACTGACAAGAATCGAG GGGTTGAGAGCATTCCTTCCTAAAGTTGAGCTTATGGATAGGATAGGTACATTTACAGACTTGAAAAACAAA GTTGGCTGCAGCATTCGTGTGTGCATTGCAAGGCTCGATGAAGAAACTAATGACCTGATAATTAGTGAGAAGAAAGCATGG GAAATGACTTATCTTAGAGAAGGAACTCTCCTACAAGGAAGTGTTCGCAAAATTTTTCCATATGGTGCACAAGTTAGGATTGCTGGGACAAACAGAAG TGGATTATTGCACATATCAAACATTAGTAGAGGTCGTGTTTTGTCAGTAAACGATGTCCTAAAGATAGATGATGAGGTAAAAGTTCTCGTGATCAAGTCAAATGTCCCAGACAAAATCGCACTGAG CATAGCGGACCTCGAGAGTGCACCTGGTTTATTTCTTTCAGACAGAG AGAAAGTGTTCTCGGAAGCTGAGGAAATGGCGAAGAGATACAGGGAGCAACTTCCAGTTATATCTCAGAACACCATGTTAGATGATAGCCTTCCAGGAGAAACGCTACCATTTGATGACGAAGCTAAACTGTACGCGAACTGGAAATGGTTCAAATTTCTGCATCATAACAAACCTGGTGACAACAGCAGCTGGGATCTGCCATAG